The DNA window TCGAAGAGAAGAGAGAAATCGGATCACTCGTGGTGGTTCCGGACACATGAAGTTCGCGCAAAACAACTTGCGCGAACCCTACTACTAATATCGAGAACAAATATGTCTTCCGAAAAGCGTCCACTCCGTTCGACGGAATGGTTCGGTACCGCCGACAAGAACGGCTTCATGTATCGAAGCTGGATGAAGAATCAGGGCATTCCCGACCACGAATTCGATGGCCGCCCGGTCATCGGGATCTGCAATACCTGGTCGGAACTCACGCCGTGTAACGCGCATTTTCGCAAGCTCGCCGAGCACGTGAAGCGCGGCATCTATGAAGCAGGCGGGTTCCCCGTCGAGTTTCCGGTGTTCTCCAACGGCGAATCGAATCTGCGTCCTACCGCGATGCTCACGCGCAATCTCGCGGCGATGGACGTGGAAGAAGCGATTCGCGGCAATCCGATCGACGCGGTCGTGCTGTTGACCGGTTGCGACAAGACCACCCCCGCATTGCTGATGGGCGCGGCGAGTTGCGACGTGCCCGCGATCGTCGTGACCGGCGGCCCGATGCTGAACGGCAAGCTCGACGGCAAGAACATCGGCTCTGGTACGGCCGTGTGGCAACTGCACGAATCGCTGAAGGCGGGCGAGATCAACCTGCATCAGTTCCTGTCGGCGGAAGCGGGCATGTCGCGCTCGGCGGGCACCTGCAACACGATGGGCACCGCGTCGACGATGGCGTGCATGGCCGAAGCGCTCGGCACGTCGCTGCCGCACAACGCGGCGATTCCTGCGGTCGATTCGCGTCGCTACGTGCTCGCGCATATGTCGGGCATCCGCATCGTCGAGATGGCGCATGAAGGGCTCACGCTGTCGAAGATTTTGACGCGCGAAGCATTCATGAACGCGATCCGCACGAACGCCGCGATTGGCGGCTCGACCAATGCGGTGATCCATCTGAAGGCGATTGCCGGGCGTATCGGTGTCGATCTCGAACTGGAAGACTGGGTGCGCATTGGCCGCGACACGCCGACTATCGTCGACCTGATGCCGTCGGGCCGCTTCCTGATGGAAGAGTTCTATTACGCGGGCGGTTTGCCGGCGGTGCTGCGCCGTCTCGGCGAAGCGGACCTGCTGCCGTTCCCGGGTGCGTTGACCGTCAACGGCAAGTCGTTGTGGGAGAACGTGAAGGAAGCGCCGAATACGAACGACGAAGTGATCCGTCAGCTCGACAATCCGCTCGTCGCCGATGGCGGTATTCGCGTGCTGCGCGGCAATCTCGCGCCGCGTGGTGCGGTGCTGAAGCCGTCGGCGGCCACGCCTGAATTGCTGAAGCATCGTGGGCGCGCGGTGGTGTTCGAGAACCTCGAGCACTACAAGGCAAAGATCGTCGATGAAGAACTCGACGTCGATGCGAACTCCGTGCTCGTGTTGAAGAACTGTGGGCCGAAGGGATATCCCGGCATGGCCGAAGTCGGCAACATGGGTCTGCCGCCGAAGCTGCTGCGCGAGGGCGTGAAGGACATGGTGCGCATTTCCGACGCGCGCATGAGCGGCACCGCATACGGCACGGTCGTGTTGCATGTGACGCCGGAAGCGGCTGCGGGGGGTCCGCTTGCAGCGGTGCAGGACGGCGACTGGATCGAACTCGATTGCGACGCGGGCACGCTGCATCTGGATATCAGCGACGCGGAACTCGAACGCCGGATGGCGAATCACGTACCGCCGCAACCGCCTGAGGGTGGTGGCTATCAACGCCTTTACGTGGACCACGTTTTGC is part of the Paraburkholderia fungorum genome and encodes:
- a CDS encoding IlvD/Edd family dehydratase, yielding MSSEKRPLRSTEWFGTADKNGFMYRSWMKNQGIPDHEFDGRPVIGICNTWSELTPCNAHFRKLAEHVKRGIYEAGGFPVEFPVFSNGESNLRPTAMLTRNLAAMDVEEAIRGNPIDAVVLLTGCDKTTPALLMGAASCDVPAIVVTGGPMLNGKLDGKNIGSGTAVWQLHESLKAGEINLHQFLSAEAGMSRSAGTCNTMGTASTMACMAEALGTSLPHNAAIPAVDSRRYVLAHMSGIRIVEMAHEGLTLSKILTREAFMNAIRTNAAIGGSTNAVIHLKAIAGRIGVDLELEDWVRIGRDTPTIVDLMPSGRFLMEEFYYAGGLPAVLRRLGEADLLPFPGALTVNGKSLWENVKEAPNTNDEVIRQLDNPLVADGGIRVLRGNLAPRGAVLKPSAATPELLKHRGRAVVFENLEHYKAKIVDEELDVDANSVLVLKNCGPKGYPGMAEVGNMGLPPKLLREGVKDMVRISDARMSGTAYGTVVLHVTPEAAAGGPLAAVQDGDWIELDCDAGTLHLDISDAELERRMANHVPPQPPEGGGYQRLYVDHVLQADEGCDLDFLVGCRGAGVPRHSH